The Faecalibacter sp. LW9 genome has a segment encoding these proteins:
- a CDS encoding uracil-DNA glycosylase translates to MQVNIEESWKKVLASEFEQPYFESLVHFVKNEYKTKTIYPPASKIFAAFDHTPFDEVKVVILGQDPYHGPGQANGLSFSVNDGIRFPPSLQNIYKELEDDLGVSIPSSGDLSRWASQGVLMLNATLTVEASKAGSHQKKGWETFTDAVIKALAEKKENIVFILWGSYAQKKGKSIDRTKHFVIETAHPSPLSVYRGFWASKPFSKTNAFLQSKNKTPIQW, encoded by the coding sequence ATGCAAGTAAATATAGAAGAAAGTTGGAAAAAGGTTCTAGCATCAGAATTTGAGCAACCTTATTTTGAATCTTTGGTTCATTTTGTTAAAAACGAATATAAAACAAAAACCATTTATCCACCTGCATCAAAAATATTTGCAGCTTTTGATCATACGCCTTTTGATGAAGTGAAAGTGGTGATCTTAGGACAAGACCCTTATCATGGACCAGGTCAAGCAAATGGCCTTAGTTTTTCAGTGAATGATGGGATTCGTTTTCCACCAAGCTTACAAAATATCTATAAAGAGTTAGAAGATGATTTAGGGGTTTCTATTCCATCATCGGGCGATTTAAGCCGTTGGGCGTCCCAAGGTGTTTTGATGTTGAATGCAACTTTAACCGTTGAAGCATCAAAAGCAGGATCGCATCAGAAAAAAGGTTGGGAAACTTTTACTGATGCGGTTATTAAAGCATTGGCTGAAAAAAAAGAAAATATCGTGTTTATTTTATGGGGAAGCTATGCTCAGAAAAAAGGAAAATCCATTGATCGTACCAAACATTTTGTAATTGAAACGGCTCATCCATCACCTTTATCTGTATATCGTGGATTCTGGGCAAGTAAACCATTTTCCAAAACCAATGCATTTTTACAGTCAAAAAATAAGACACCAATTCAATGGTAA
- a CDS encoding cold shock domain-containing protein, producing the protein MADSQSKKEKNKKKDLKRKEKLNKREERKTNNNKGKSLEDMIVYVDVNGNFTDVPPHLQNREEDLKKGGRNRDMDTSFEGVIATFNTEKGFGFIKEEGEKENVFFHNSQLKEPIKVNDKVTFEKEMSDKGFRAVNIKKK; encoded by the coding sequence ATGGCAGATTCTCAATCTAAAAAAGAAAAGAATAAAAAGAAAGATTTAAAAAGAAAAGAAAAATTAAACAAAAGGGAAGAGCGTAAAACCAATAATAACAAAGGGAAATCGCTTGAGGATATGATTGTTTATGTCGATGTTAATGGGAACTTTACAGATGTACCACCACATTTACAAAACCGCGAAGAAGACTTGAAAAAAGGTGGTCGTAACCGCGATATGGATACATCATTTGAAGGAGTGATAGCGACATTTAATACCGAAAAAGGTTTTGGGTTTATCAAAGAAGAAGGTGAAAAAGAGAATGTTTTCTTCCACAATTCGCAATTAAAAGAACCGATTAAAGTGAACGATAAAGTGACGTTTGAAAAAGAGATGTCTGATAAAGGTTTTAGAGCGGTGAATATCAAGAAAAAATAA
- a CDS encoding endonuclease MutS2, whose protein sequence is MQISKQTLKDLEFNAVQEEIAAFAYTEKVEDFIRTLHPYEDQTALIQDLKTTNEYLTSIESGNQFPFSEYFILDEYLTRLEIENYYLPAEEFFKIKSNTLQVKEVLKHITAFEEYYPALTEKASSIKYEKEIIKLIDNVFNKFGEVKDDASPELKIIRDRLRHLNSRITELFNKSMAYHSDYLDDIRESVIGNRRVLAVKSFQRKRVKGQFLGTSKTGSITFIEPESVQGPRREFEELKEEEKHVIIRILLDLTAKIAIFKPNLEEYQTFLEYIDFTQAKAKYAHAINGVLPQITGDLKIKLVDAYHPLLYLNNLRNQQKTIPQSLTLDKDCRIIIISGPNAGGKSITLKTIGLLQLMVQSGVLVPVHESSEFGFFTQIFTDIGDNQSIENHLSTYSYRLKQMSYFLRQADEHSLLLVDEFGTGSDPELGGALAEVFFEEFYERNSFGVFTTHYTNIKLSAESLPQAINACMLFDKKSLEPLYRLEIGQAGSSFTFEVAEKNKIPFRLINRAKKKVESDKVNLDKTILKLQQEKFEIQKTKDQVEELKETNLINNEELELTKEKIQQKLYDFQQLYDREQKTMMLGKRIVDMSDAYLKSKNKKQLIANFLKMVEMENAKKTKEVQQYKKIEKIIEKEVQRELKQNATEISKQKDVLEQKEKAETKKKIEALKVGDRVKIHGSSSVGTIDKIKKETVFVNYGLFTTQINVNEVYKI, encoded by the coding sequence ATGCAGATATCAAAACAAACCTTAAAGGATTTAGAGTTTAATGCTGTACAAGAAGAAATAGCAGCATTTGCGTATACAGAAAAAGTAGAAGATTTCATTCGAACATTACACCCGTATGAAGACCAAACTGCTTTAATCCAAGATTTAAAAACAACCAACGAATATTTAACAAGTATTGAAAGTGGAAATCAATTCCCATTTTCTGAATACTTTATACTAGATGAATATTTAACACGATTAGAAATTGAAAATTATTATCTGCCTGCAGAGGAATTTTTCAAAATTAAATCGAATACTTTACAAGTGAAAGAAGTGCTAAAGCACATCACCGCTTTTGAGGAATATTACCCCGCTTTAACTGAAAAAGCTTCGTCCATTAAATATGAAAAAGAGATTATCAAACTCATTGATAATGTTTTCAATAAATTTGGTGAAGTGAAAGATGATGCGAGTCCAGAACTGAAGATTATTCGTGACCGATTACGTCATTTGAATTCAAGAATTACGGAATTGTTCAACAAATCCATGGCTTATCACTCGGATTATTTGGATGATATACGCGAATCAGTTATTGGAAATCGTCGGGTATTAGCAGTTAAATCATTTCAACGAAAACGTGTTAAAGGACAATTTTTAGGAACTTCTAAAACAGGATCAATTACTTTCATTGAGCCTGAAAGTGTACAAGGTCCACGCCGTGAATTTGAAGAATTAAAGGAAGAAGAAAAACACGTGATTATTCGAATTCTTCTGGATTTAACGGCTAAAATTGCAATTTTTAAACCAAATCTAGAAGAATATCAGACTTTTTTAGAGTACATTGATTTTACGCAAGCTAAAGCAAAATATGCGCATGCCATCAATGGCGTATTACCACAAATTACAGGCGATTTAAAAATTAAATTGGTGGACGCTTATCATCCCCTTTTGTATTTAAATAATTTGCGAAATCAACAAAAAACAATTCCACAAAGTCTTACACTTGATAAAGATTGTCGCATCATCATTATCTCTGGTCCAAATGCTGGAGGAAAATCCATTACCTTAAAGACAATTGGTTTATTGCAACTTATGGTTCAGTCGGGGGTTTTAGTACCCGTACATGAATCCAGTGAATTTGGATTTTTCACACAGATTTTTACGGATATCGGTGACAATCAATCCATCGAAAACCATTTATCGACCTATAGTTATCGATTAAAACAAATGTCTTATTTCTTAAGACAAGCCGATGAACACTCCTTATTGCTAGTCGATGAATTTGGGACAGGATCTGATCCTGAATTAGGAGGAGCTTTAGCTGAAGTATTTTTTGAAGAATTTTACGAACGTAACTCGTTTGGGGTTTTCACAACACACTATACCAACATTAAATTAAGTGCGGAAAGTTTACCACAAGCAATAAATGCTTGTATGCTGTTCGATAAAAAATCATTAGAGCCTTTATATCGTTTAGAAATTGGACAAGCTGGAAGTTCATTTACTTTTGAAGTTGCGGAGAAAAATAAAATTCCATTTCGATTAATCAATCGCGCAAAGAAAAAAGTGGAAAGTGATAAAGTCAATTTGGATAAAACCATTCTAAAACTTCAGCAAGAGAAATTTGAAATTCAAAAAACAAAAGATCAAGTCGAAGAACTTAAAGAAACCAACTTGATCAACAATGAAGAATTGGAATTGACCAAAGAGAAAATTCAGCAGAAATTATATGATTTCCAGCAATTATACGATCGTGAACAAAAAACGATGATGCTAGGAAAACGGATTGTAGATATGTCGGATGCTTATCTTAAGTCTAAGAACAAAAAACAATTAATTGCTAATTTCTTAAAAATGGTAGAAATGGAAAATGCCAAGAAAACCAAAGAAGTACAGCAATACAAGAAAATTGAAAAGATCATTGAAAAAGAAGTGCAACGTGAATTAAAACAAAATGCTACTGAAATTTCAAAACAAAAAGATGTGCTTGAACAAAAAGAAAAAGCAGAAACCAAAAAGAAAATTGAAGCTCTAAAAGTGGGTGATCGTGTAAAAATCCATGGTTCATCATCTGTAGGAACCATTGATAAAATCAAAAAAGAAACGGTTTTTGTAAATTATGGCTTATTTACAACACAAATTAATGTTAACGAGGTGTATAAAATATAG
- a CDS encoding endonuclease, which translates to MRKLYSLLFAMMAIVATAQQAYYNGINFNLRGIALKQELAQLITATHTKTLSYSDVWGALKVTDLDPTNSSRVVLIYGYNPSSFGDDAYYNGVNNNGGNNGQWNREHTFAKSLGNPNLGKAGPGADAHHLRASDVNRNTSRGNLKFADGSGNSHNVGNGWYPGDEWKGDVARMMMYMYLRYGDQCIPTRVGIGSTDNTPDDMIDLFLRWNAEDPVSQLEIQRNEYLGDRSNRYAQGNRNPFIDNPYLATLIWGGPAAQDLWNLSNVDYTVKSNEIKVATQGSSILVQSAKALIQTVSIYSSNGQLNKVFNNASNQQNIEIKNNPKGVYFLKIEGDKIDETKKVVIK; encoded by the coding sequence ATGAGAAAATTATACTCTCTTTTATTTGCTATGATGGCTATCGTAGCAACAGCTCAACAAGCCTATTATAATGGCATAAACTTCAATTTACGCGGGATAGCATTAAAGCAAGAATTAGCTCAATTAATTACCGCAACTCATACAAAAACGTTAAGCTATTCGGATGTATGGGGTGCTTTAAAAGTAACGGACCTTGATCCTACAAATTCAAGCCGTGTGGTATTAATTTATGGGTATAATCCTAGTTCTTTTGGTGATGATGCGTATTACAATGGCGTAAACAACAATGGTGGAAACAATGGACAATGGAACCGTGAACATACATTTGCTAAATCTTTAGGAAATCCAAATTTAGGTAAAGCAGGTCCAGGAGCTGATGCACACCACTTACGTGCTTCAGATGTAAACCGTAATACAAGTCGAGGAAATTTAAAATTTGCAGATGGTTCAGGTAACTCTCATAATGTTGGAAATGGATGGTATCCTGGAGACGAATGGAAAGGAGATGTTGCACGTATGATGATGTACATGTATTTACGTTATGGAGACCAATGTATACCTACACGTGTTGGAATCGGTAGTACAGACAATACACCAGATGATATGATTGATTTATTTTTACGTTGGAACGCAGAAGATCCAGTTTCTCAACTTGAAATTCAACGTAACGAATATTTAGGTGATAGATCTAATCGTTATGCACAAGGAAATCGTAATCCATTCATCGATAATCCTTATTTAGCTACATTAATTTGGGGAGGTCCGGCAGCTCAAGATTTATGGAATTTATCAAACGTAGATTATACTGTAAAGTCAAACGAAATTAAAGTAGCAACACAAGGTTCTTCAATTTTAGTTCAGTCTGCAAAAGCTTTAATTCAAACAGTTTCAATTTACTCTTCTAACGGACAATTAAATAAGGTTTTTAATAACGCCAGCAATCAACAAAATATCGAAATTAAAAACAATCCTAAAGGAGTTTATTTCTTAAAAATTGAGGGAGATAAAATCGATGAAACGAAAAAAGTTGTGATAAAATAA
- a CDS encoding endonuclease encodes MKKSIGLLLLFAFGPALHAQAPDGYYDNATGTGYTLKTQLHSIIKANHTDRGYDRLKDLYKDNSPINGFRDKYYENDDTVLDIYSENPDGRDPYNYNPNSSLGAGQEGGGFNREHLVPQSFFDEYRTSPMKADAFHVWPTDGKVNGWRSNFAFGNVTNRNAASPCNSGATNMPCKSLNGTTKGKYIYDNSITVVEPIDEFKGDIARAILYFATRYEDLLGDFYSTTRSNSKVMFDGSRNQAISNEFLSQLITWHIQDPVSQRELDINDLVYQYQGNRNPYIDHPEFVEQIWGSHLIANDFDYQTRTDIDVFTTNHQSAVIALKNQSKSIDQVFVYTMNGQMVQKNSYAKGQSKIEIKLPSKGIFIIKVVGKGLEINRKIVIK; translated from the coding sequence ATGAAAAAATCAATCGGCTTACTACTACTTTTTGCATTTGGTCCAGCACTACATGCACAAGCTCCAGATGGTTATTATGACAATGCAACAGGTACGGGATACACTTTAAAAACACAATTGCATTCAATCATTAAAGCCAATCATACCGACAGAGGATATGATCGCTTAAAAGATTTATACAAAGATAATTCTCCCATCAACGGGTTTCGTGATAAATATTACGAAAACGATGATACTGTTTTAGATATCTATTCTGAAAATCCAGACGGACGTGATCCATACAATTATAATCCCAATAGTTCTTTAGGTGCAGGTCAAGAAGGTGGAGGTTTTAATCGAGAACACTTAGTACCCCAATCTTTCTTTGATGAATACCGTACGAGTCCTATGAAAGCAGATGCATTTCATGTATGGCCTACAGATGGGAAAGTAAACGGATGGAGAAGTAATTTTGCGTTCGGAAACGTAACCAATCGCAATGCAGCAAGTCCATGCAACAGTGGAGCAACCAACATGCCTTGCAAATCATTAAATGGGACAACAAAAGGGAAATACATCTATGATAATTCCATTACTGTAGTTGAACCAATCGATGAATTTAAAGGTGATATTGCGCGAGCAATTCTTTATTTCGCTACTCGATACGAAGATTTATTAGGCGATTTTTATAGTACAACACGAAGCAATTCAAAAGTAATGTTTGATGGTTCACGAAATCAAGCCATTTCAAATGAGTTTTTAAGTCAATTGATCACTTGGCATATTCAAGATCCTGTTTCTCAACGTGAATTGGATATTAATGATTTAGTTTATCAATACCAAGGCAATAGAAATCCTTACATCGATCATCCTGAATTTGTTGAACAAATTTGGGGAAGTCACTTAATCGCCAACGATTTTGATTATCAAACACGAACGGATATTGATGTTTTTACAACAAACCATCAATCGGCAGTGATAGCATTAAAGAATCAATCGAAATCCATAGATCAAGTATTCGTTTACACTATGAATGGTCAAATGGTACAAAAAAATTCGTATGCTAAAGGACAATCAAAAATTGAAATAAAGTTACCGAGCAAAGGAATTTTCATCATTAAAGTGGTGGGCAAAGGACTTGAAATTAACCGAAAAATTGTAATTAAATAA
- the fsa gene encoding fructose-6-phosphate aldolase, whose translation MKFFIDTANLADIKEAQDLGVLDGVTTNPSLMAKEGIAGTENVLNHYKAICELVDGDVSAEVIATDFEGMVKEGEALAALHPQIVVKIPMTKDGIKACKYFSNKGIRTNVTLVFSVGQALLAAKAGATYVSPFLGRLDDISMDGLNLIEEIREVYDNYLFETQILAASVRHTMHIVNCAKIGADVMTGPLAAILGLLKHPLTDSGLAQFLADHAKANS comes from the coding sequence ATGAAATTTTTTATCGATACAGCAAATTTAGCTGATATTAAAGAGGCTCAAGATTTAGGAGTATTAGATGGTGTAACAACCAATCCATCATTAATGGCAAAAGAAGGAATTGCAGGTACTGAAAATGTATTGAACCATTACAAAGCGATTTGTGAATTAGTTGATGGAGATGTTTCTGCTGAGGTGATTGCAACAGACTTTGAAGGAATGGTAAAAGAAGGTGAAGCTTTAGCCGCTTTACATCCTCAAATTGTCGTTAAAATTCCAATGACTAAAGATGGAATCAAAGCTTGTAAATATTTTTCAAACAAAGGAATTCGTACGAATGTAACATTAGTTTTCTCTGTAGGACAAGCGTTATTAGCAGCGAAGGCAGGAGCGACTTATGTATCACCTTTTTTAGGTCGTTTAGATGATATTTCAATGGATGGTTTAAACTTAATTGAAGAAATTCGTGAAGTGTATGATAACTATTTATTTGAAACACAAATTTTAGCGGCTTCAGTGCGTCATACAATGCACATTGTGAATTGTGCTAAAATAGGAGCAGACGTTATGACAGGACCATTAGCGGCGATTTTAGGATTATTAAAACACCCTTTAACTGATTCTGGTTTAGCTCAATTTTTAGCAGATCACGCGAAAGCCAATTCATAA
- a CDS encoding glucose 1-dehydrogenase, with translation MRLLENKVALVTGGSSGIGKAIAEAYAREGAKVVVSDIDDARGHQVVEQIAANGGIASYFHADTSTAEANKALVDETLRLYGKLDIACNNAGIGGLAAITSEYTLEAWKKVIDINFNGVFYGCKYQLEAMESNGGGSIINMASIHGTVAAPMSSAYTSSKHGIVGLTKNIGAEYGPKNIRCNAVGPGYIKTPLLDHNLTQEQLNFLITKHPMGRLGEPEEVAELVLFLSSDKASFMTGGYYLVDGGYTAV, from the coding sequence ATGAGATTATTGGAAAATAAAGTGGCACTGGTTACAGGAGGCTCTTCGGGTATAGGTAAAGCAATTGCTGAGGCATATGCTAGAGAAGGCGCAAAAGTCGTGGTATCAGACATTGATGATGCGCGTGGACATCAAGTTGTCGAACAAATTGCAGCAAATGGAGGTATTGCATCTTATTTCCATGCCGATACGTCGACTGCCGAAGCGAATAAAGCGTTGGTAGACGAAACTCTTCGACTGTACGGAAAATTAGATATTGCTTGCAATAATGCTGGAATAGGTGGGTTAGCTGCGATAACTTCCGAATATACCTTAGAAGCGTGGAAGAAGGTGATTGATATCAATTTTAACGGGGTTTTCTATGGGTGTAAGTATCAATTGGAAGCCATGGAATCTAATGGAGGTGGTTCGATAATTAATATGGCATCGATTCACGGTACAGTTGCTGCACCGATGAGTTCTGCATATACCTCATCAAAACATGGAATCGTTGGGCTAACGAAAAATATTGGTGCAGAATATGGACCAAAGAATATTCGATGCAATGCCGTTGGGCCAGGCTATATCAAGACACCTTTGTTGGATCATAATTTGACACAAGAACAATTGAATTTTTTAATCACAAAACATCCTATGGGTCGATTAGGTGAGCCTGAGGAAGTTGCAGAATTAGTGCTTTTTCTGAGTTCTGATAAAGCTTCTTTTATGACGGGAGGTTATTATCTTGTAGATGGTGGATACACAGCAGTATAG
- a CDS encoding glycoside hydrolase family 3 N-terminal domain-containing protein has product MLKIHSLKKKAKDTEAKMTDDEHFSLITSLIGDVPTLGISKDDRIPDDILMSAGYTPGIPRLGIPKLQSTDASMGVTNPGYRPNDKGAMAIPSAILVGSSFNPILAYRVGEAIAKEARIRGFNVLLAGGINLIRDVRNGRNYEYYSENPWQRHYLEQQQLMEFNIKK; this is encoded by the coding sequence ATGCTCAAAATACATTCGCTGAAAAAAAAAGCAAAAGATACGGAAGCTAAAATGACAGATGACGAACATTTTTCGTTGATTACAAGTTTAATAGGGGACGTTCCTACATTAGGAATATCTAAAGATGATCGTATTCCTGATGATATTTTAATGAGCGCAGGATACACTCCTGGAATTCCACGGTTAGGCATACCGAAACTTCAAAGTACAGATGCTAGTATGGGGGTTACCAATCCAGGATATCGCCCAAATGATAAAGGAGCAATGGCTATACCTTCCGCAATTTTGGTGGGTTCATCGTTTAATCCAATATTGGCATATCGTGTAGGTGAAGCCATTGCAAAAGAAGCACGTATCAGAGGATTTAATGTCCTTTTAGCCGGTGGAATTAATTTGATACGAGATGTTCGAAATGGACGCAATTACGAATATTATTCAGAAAATCCATGGCAACGGCATTATTTGGAGCAGCAGCAGTTAATGGAATTCAACATCAAAAAGTAA
- a CDS encoding glycoside hydrolase family 3 N-terminal domain-containing protein: MATALFGAAAVNGIQHQKVISTLKHYSLNSNETNRHWLDAIIDPAAHRESDLLAFQIAIEKSNPGSIMGGYNKINGEYASGNHYLLNKLLKRDWKYKGYVMSDLGGGQFPVGIMR; the protein is encoded by the coding sequence ATGGCAACGGCATTATTTGGAGCAGCAGCAGTTAATGGAATTCAACATCAAAAAGTAATCTCAACACTAAAACATTATTCTCTTAATTCAAATGAAACCAATCGCCATTGGTTGGACGCTATCATTGATCCTGCAGCCCATCGAGAATCAGATTTATTGGCATTTCAAATCGCAATTGAAAAATCAAATCCTGGTTCAATTATGGGTGGATATAATAAAATCAATGGGGAATATGCCAGTGGAAATCATTATTTATTAAATAAATTACTGAAAAGGGATTGGAAATACAAAGGATATGTGATGTCCGATTTGGGGGGGGGGCAGTTCCCAGTTGGGATTATGCGTTAA
- a CDS encoding glycoside hydrolase family 3 C-terminal domain-containing protein, which yields MEIQRICDVRFGGGAVPSWDYALKGLDQESGIQLDVMQWGAEAFKDSLRHAYQNDPLPEERLSDMVQHILYAMYAVGVMDWKEKIMVDTGEGFDLVDLSLPQGQDQLIDEIAQVNPNTIDVLQTGNAVHMPWKDKVKAILQAWFPGQGDAPAIAEILTGQVNPSGKLPLTFPTDLDQTPRPSLAGLGTPWGTPTTIIYNEGADVGYRWYANRKLSPMISFGYGLSYTHFEISHFKIEHKNKLQFSVTVKNTGAMKGAEVPQLYLEKWNETHRFRLVAFDKIELQPGESKTIHFAIDPRLIADFDWKNQHWRVNKGIYTFAIGNSSTHLVERITLELKENIFKD from the coding sequence TTGGAAATACAAAGGATATGTGATGTCCGATTTGGGGGGGGGGCAGTTCCCAGTTGGGATTATGCGTTAAAAGGTTTAGATCAAGAATCTGGGATTCAATTGGATGTCATGCAATGGGGAGCAGAAGCTTTTAAGGATTCGTTAAGGCATGCCTACCAAAACGATCCTTTGCCCGAAGAAAGATTATCCGATATGGTCCAACATATTTTATATGCTATGTATGCTGTTGGCGTTATGGATTGGAAGGAGAAAATCATGGTCGATACAGGCGAAGGTTTTGATTTAGTGGATTTATCGTTACCACAAGGTCAAGATCAATTGATTGATGAAATCGCTCAAGTTAATCCCAATACGATTGACGTGTTACAGACGGGTAATGCTGTCCATATGCCTTGGAAGGATAAGGTAAAAGCTATACTTCAAGCGTGGTTTCCGGGACAAGGGGACGCACCAGCGATAGCTGAAATTTTAACGGGTCAAGTAAATCCTTCAGGAAAATTACCATTAACTTTTCCAACAGATTTAGATCAAACCCCACGTCCATCATTAGCAGGTCTAGGAACACCATGGGGTACTCCAACCACAATCATATATAACGAAGGCGCTGACGTAGGTTACCGATGGTACGCTAACCGTAAATTGTCACCCATGATTTCTTTTGGTTATGGCTTAAGTTATACTCATTTTGAAATATCTCATTTTAAAATTGAGCATAAAAATAAATTACAGTTTAGTGTAACAGTGAAGAATACTGGTGCGATGAAAGGCGCTGAGGTGCCACAATTATATTTAGAAAAATGGAATGAGACCCATCGTTTCAGATTAGTGGCATTTGATAAAATAGAATTACAACCAGGTGAATCGAAAACCATTCATTTTGCAATTGATCCACGTTTAATCGCTGATTTTGATTGGAAAAACCAACATTGGAGAGTAAACAAGGGAATTTACACTTTTGCCATTGGAAATTCATCCACTCATCTGGTGGAAAGAATTACCCTAGAACTTAAAGAAAATATATTTAAAGATTAA